AATTTTAATTTTCCATTTTCAACTGAGCCTAATATATGCCTTCCACTTGAAGCACCAATATCAATGGCTAAATAGTATTCCATAACTTACCTCCAATCTCTTGCAAACGTCTACTTCTCGTGTAACTTTGTCTATAGCTAATATTCTAGTTTAATTGTCTAATTAATCCTATGTCCTATAAAGAGATTCTTACTGTCCTAATAAGTAATCAAACTATTACATTATTTTCTACTTTTTTCGATATTCATCAGGGGTAACGCCTACTTGATCCTTAAATTGCCTATAAAAGTAACTCACGTTTGAATACCCAACTTCAGTAATTACTTCAATTACTGGCATCTTTGTGTTATGCAATAGATATTCTGCTTCTTTAATTTTCTTTTCTTTTACAAGTTCTGTTAAAGTTTTTCCTATAATTTTCTTTACTAGTTTACCTATATAATCAGGATTATAGCTAAAATGGTCTGCCATACTTTTTAATGTTATAACCTTATAATTACTGTTAATATAGTTTAAAATTTCTGTAGATATTGTAGAATCAATTTTAGAAACCATTTCACTAGATAAATATTTTTTATAATCCCTTAACATTTCATTAAATAACAACATCATATAGGCACGGATAGCAGTTTCCATTCCATTTTTTTTATCATAGTATTCCATAAGTATCTGAATCATAAAATTACAAACCTTATCGTTTTCGGATGTTTTAAAATGAATGTATTGCTTGAACTTATTTTTACCATATATCGCTTCAACAATAAAATTTGAGATTAAATCATTATCAGCAATTTGACTCATAAAAATCCAATCAAAAAATTCTTTTTTTATTAATACATTAATGGCAATGTCATCAAAACCCGCAGCCTCAATACTATGTTCAACATTCATGTCTAGTAATAAAATTTCTCCTTTTTCTATTACTAATTTTTCTCCTTCAATCACCTGATTTATTTTACCAGAATATACAAACATCATTTCTAAATAATCATGTTTATGTTTATCGAATTTTATAAACCTATCATGTTTATGGATTGCTATAACTTCTGATTCATTCATAAGTTTTTCATTGTTTATTATCCATAAATTATTTTTAACTTTACTAGAAAAATGTTCTTTAAGTTTAATATCAAGTTCTGTACTTATTTTAGTATTATATAAATCATATGTTTTTTTTTCTATATCATTTAATTGCTTTAATTTTTTATCAAGATCTTTAATATTCATATTATCACCATCACTTTTTATTTTATAATTCTTTGTTTATTATGGTCTTATGAATTTATTATAACCTTATAAATTTAGTCTTACAATTTAAAGTTGATGGTGACTATATTACTATGAAAATATATTAACTTATGCTTCCATAACGTTCCTTTTCTATATCATCAAGCGTTCTTCCTGAAGTATTTGGAGCAAATGCAATACCAACTATAGCACTAATTACAAGGAATCCTATCATGCATGCTGCTGCTAATTGGAAACCAAACTTGCTCATAATGGTTGGGATAACAAAACTCCATATACCAAGTGCTATACGAACAACAAAGAACATTACACCTTGAGCAGATGCTCTATATTTTGTTGGGAAAAGCTCACTAGCCCATAATTGATAAAATGGTTGTTGACCAAATCCACATGAAAGTCCATATCCAACAACAAATATTAATAACATGCTAGGTTTCATACTTGACGCTGGTAATAAAAATATTGACCAGGCACCAATTGCCATTATGGCTGATACCGCATAAATACCTCTACGACTTACTTTATCTCCAAGTCTCATAAATACAAAGTAAGTACCAATAGCTGTACATGCAAATAAACCTGCTTGAAGTAAGTTAGCAGTTTCTGCTGAAACCTTACCAACTGTTTGATAAATTAATGGCATGAAAAATCCCATTGTACCTGCTGCCAAATTCCAAAATAAATATACACCAAGTAGAAATATTATTGACTTAAAATTTACTGGTCTTAATAAATCTTTAATAGTTACCTTTTTTAGTTGTCCTTTTGCTATAAGTTGTTTCTCTTTTTTCTTTTGATCTAACCAAGATTGTGACTCAGGCAAAGTTCTCCTTATTAACCAAGTTACAAGTGCCACTACAAATAAATGTCCAAAAACTATACGACTACCAAGAAGCCCTAAATGCCCTAGTGAAACTGATAGAATCATAACAATAACTGGACCTGCTGCCCATGCAAGCTGCGCTGTACCACAATGCTTTGCACGCTCTTTAGCAGGTGCACCCTCAGCAATAGTGGTCCAAGAAGCTGGAATGTCAGCACCAACTGATAATCCTACAATAATATATCCAGTTAACATCATTCCAAAATTCTGTGAAAAAATAATAAATAACATACCAAACATATAAAATATCATAGAAAAATTATAAACCAATTTACGACCATATTTATCACAAATATAACCGCCAATTAACGCACCAATAGCTGCTGAAACAGCATTCGAACTTAAAGCACTTAATAATCCAAGTTTCGCATCACTCATATGAAGATATGAAGTCCAAAGTGATAAACCTGCAGCACCAGCAACAATAGAACCTGCATCAATGTAATTTGCCATTGATGCTGAAATAGTGGTTTTCCAAGCCAGTTTATTTTCTTCTTTACTAATAATTTGTTTTTCATTACTACTCATTTGTTATTCCCTCCTTTAATTTAAATGGAATAATTCTTTTAACTCCATTGAAACTGGGCTGTTATCCTCATTTGTTTCCATAACATCTTTCATATAAGCCCACCATTTTTGACAAATTTCGGTTGCATCACTTTTACTCCATAAAACTTCATCTTCAATTTCTAAATACGCAATTAGACTATTTGTTTCTGCATCCAAGAAAATAGAATAGTTTTTTGCACCATACTCATGTAACATCTCAACCATTTCAGGCCAAATTTCATCATGACGTCTTTTATACTCAGCATGAAACCCACTAAATACTTTCATTACAATACATTTACGAACCATTTAAAATTCCTCCCTATTTATAACTAACATTACTTGATTTGTTTTATTATACGTTTACATGAATAACATAAAAAAATTGCTTTTACTTTACAACAGATCAGTTTGAAATCCACTGTAATCAAACTTAAAATATACAGCTTTTTGTATACGGTTACTGTATACGTTTGTAACTAATCACAGTATAACTTCTTAAGCAAAAACATTCATTAACCTTAAAAGTGTTGTTAACTATCAAAATCAGTTTTTATATTCTTCAAACAAATGATCATCTGTAGATGCAAATTTTATATTAGATTCATCATAATAACGATCAATAATTTGTGATAATACAATTATAATCAAAAAAATGAAGCCAATTATGGCTTCATTTTTTAATATTTACTACAATACTTATTTAAACATTAAACTTATTAGTTAGATCTATTAGTTTCTGAGAAGTTTCAGCTTGACTTTGAGCTGAACTTGCTACTTCTCCTATTGCAATTGTTATCTCATTTATACTATTGGATATATCTTCTGTACTAGCAGCTGATTTATCAGTAGTTGCTGATAGATTATCTATTGCATAAGTTACCTTATCTATAACTTCTTTCATTTGTTTTGATGTACTAGCTATTTCACTTGCCATATTATTAACAAAATCTGCATCTTGCTCGTATTGAACACCTGTAGTCATAAGTAATTGATAACTTGGTTTTACACCTGTTTCAAGATACTCTAAAACCTCTTGACCACTTCTAGATAAATTATTGAATGCCACTTCAATCTTATTTACCATGCTTTGAATATTTTCTACTGCAACAGATGATTGCTCAGCAAGGTTTCTTACTTCATCTGCAACTACTGCAAATCCCTTACCCATTTCACCTGCTCTAGCAGCTTCAATAGCAGCATTTAATGCAAGTAAATTTGTTTGCTCAGCTATAGCTCCAATTGAATCTGCCATAACAGTAATATCCTTAACTACTTTTCCATCATTTATTGCCTTTAGTATATTCATACGATTTTTCTCATATATTTCATTACCTTGCTCTATATTTTGTGTAGCTTTTACTTTTATTTCAGCTGCTCTTTTCTTAATTTCTACAGCAGATTTAAAACTTTCATTAGCCTTATTAATTAAATTCATTGTTGTATTTTCAATTTCCTTTGTTGATGCACTAACTTCCTGCGTTGTAGCACTTAAATTTTGAATCCCAGCGGTTATATGATCAGTAGATTCGTTAACAATATCCATTTTTGAAGAAACCTCTTCAGATGTTGCTGATAACTCCTCACTAGCAGCACTTATATCACTAGAACTATTAATTATTTCTGATATAAGCAATTTCATATTGTCTTTTGCTTTATTTAGCGCTCTAGCAAGATCCCCTATTTCATCTTTTGAATCAATATCTATGTCCTTATTTAAATCTCCATTCCCCATGTCTCCAGCAAAGTTAACAACTTTTTTTAGTTGTCTTGAAATAGCTAAAGCTATAAAAAGTCCTAATATGATTGAAAAAAGAAATCCCAATACAGTAATTATTATTATTATCATTTTAGACCCATTGAATGTTATATTGTTATCTGAGTAAAATGAATCGGCTTCTTTAACACTACTAGCATTCAGCCCGTCAATACCCTCGAATAAAGCAGCTCTATCCTTTGATGCCCCTGAGAGTTGACCTGCAGCTGATTTAAAATCTTTTGCTACTCCAAAATCGACTGCCTTTTTCCCTGAAGCTAAATATCCCTTTGATGAACTTTCAATTTTATCAAGCAGAACTTTATCTTTTTCTTGATCTGCTTGACTCTTACCTACCCTCATCTTCTCATTAGTACTTTTTATTGTTGCAAATAAATTTTCATTTTTTTTAGTTAAACCCTCTATCTCTGTAACAATCTCTTCATTCTCACCTTTATCTTTTCTTTCCTTATAAACCATCTTAATTAACGCTGTTCTGATATCTGAATAATTTTGCCTTAAGGTATTTACTTGTTCTATGCTAACTAAATTATAGTCATGTAGTAATGTTGCATTTGAATTAATTTTATTCATATTATATAGTCCTAAAAAACCTACACTTCCTATAACAATAGACAGAAAGATAACTAGTGATAGCAATTTTGTTGATATTTTTAAATTATTAAACATTTTTTTCAT
This window of the Clostridium estertheticum genome carries:
- a CDS encoding MFS transporter, producing MSSNEKQIISKEENKLAWKTTISASMANYIDAGSIVAGAAGLSLWTSYLHMSDAKLGLLSALSSNAVSAAIGALIGGYICDKYGRKLVYNFSMIFYMFGMLFIIFSQNFGMMLTGYIIVGLSVGADIPASWTTIAEGAPAKERAKHCGTAQLAWAAGPVIVMILSVSLGHLGLLGSRIVFGHLFVVALVTWLIRRTLPESQSWLDQKKKEKQLIAKGQLKKVTIKDLLRPVNFKSIIFLLGVYLFWNLAAGTMGFFMPLIYQTVGKVSAETANLLQAGLFACTAIGTYFVFMRLGDKVSRRGIYAVSAIMAIGAWSIFLLPASSMKPSMLLIFVVGYGLSCGFGQQPFYQLWASELFPTKYRASAQGVMFFVVRIALGIWSFVIPTIMSKFGFQLAAACMIGFLVISAIVGIAFAPNTSGRTLDDIEKERYGSIS
- a CDS encoding AraC family transcriptional regulator, with the translated sequence MNIKDLDKKLKQLNDIEKKTYDLYNTKISTELDIKLKEHFSSKVKNNLWIINNEKLMNESEVIAIHKHDRFIKFDKHKHDYLEMMFVYSGKINQVIEGEKLVIEKGEILLLDMNVEHSIEAAGFDDIAINVLIKKEFFDWIFMSQIADNDLISNFIVEAIYGKNKFKQYIHFKTSENDKVCNFMIQILMEYYDKKNGMETAIRAYMMLLFNEMLRDYKKYLSSEMVSKIDSTISTEILNYINSNYKVITLKSMADHFSYNPDYIGKLVKKIIGKTLTELVKEKKIKEAEYLLHNTKMPVIEVITEVGYSNVSYFYRQFKDQVGVTPDEYRKK
- the rhaM gene encoding L-rhamnose mutarotase, which encodes MVRKCIVMKVFSGFHAEYKRRHDEIWPEMVEMLHEYGAKNYSIFLDAETNSLIAYLEIEDEVLWSKSDATEICQKWWAYMKDVMETNEDNSPVSMELKELFHLN
- a CDS encoding methyl-accepting chemotaxis protein; amino-acid sequence: MKKMFNNLKISTKLLSLVIFLSIVIGSVGFLGLYNMNKINSNATLLHDYNLVSIEQVNTLRQNYSDIRTALIKMVYKERKDKGENEEIVTEIEGLTKKNENLFATIKSTNEKMRVGKSQADQEKDKVLLDKIESSSKGYLASGKKAVDFGVAKDFKSAAGQLSGASKDRAALFEGIDGLNASSVKEADSFYSDNNITFNGSKMIIIIITVLGFLFSIILGLFIALAISRQLKKVVNFAGDMGNGDLNKDIDIDSKDEIGDLARALNKAKDNMKLLISEIINSSSDISAASEELSATSEEVSSKMDIVNESTDHITAGIQNLSATTQEVSASTKEIENTTMNLINKANESFKSAVEIKKRAAEIKVKATQNIEQGNEIYEKNRMNILKAINDGKVVKDITVMADSIGAIAEQTNLLALNAAIEAARAGEMGKGFAVVADEVRNLAEQSSVAVENIQSMVNKIEVAFNNLSRSGQEVLEYLETGVKPSYQLLMTTGVQYEQDADFVNNMASEIASTSKQMKEVIDKVTYAIDNLSATTDKSAASTEDISNSINEITIAIGEVASSAQSQAETSQKLIDLTNKFNV